A window of Inquilinus sp. Marseille-Q2685 genomic DNA:
GGCAGGCTCGGCTGGGCGATCCGCCGGCTGGGCCGCGAGGAGATGCGCGAGCTGCTGCGCATGATCCTGATGGATGTCGCCGACGTGCTGGAGGAGGAGCTGACCGATCCGCGCCTGACGGGCGCCGTTGCCTTCGACGCCGTGCTGGGCACCCATCTCGGCCCCCGCTCCCCGACCTCGCTGCTGACGCTGCTGCACCGGCTGGCCGGGCAGGCCGACGGCGTGCCGGCGGCGCTGGCCCTGCCGAAGGGCGGCATGGGCGCGGTCGCCGCCGCCCTCGCCGCCGCGGCCCGGGCCGCCGGGGTCGAGATCCGCACCGGCGCGCCGGTGGCGAAGATCCTGGTCGAGGCCGACCGCGCCGTCGGCGTCGTTCTGGCCGAGGGGGCGGAGATCCGGGCACCCATCATCGTCTCCGGCGCCAATCCGCGCACCACCTTCCTCGACCTGCTCGGGCCCCGGGCGCTGGACGCCGGCTTCGTCCGCCGCATCGGCCATGTCCGGATGCGCGGCAACGCCGCCAAGCTGCATCTAGCGCTGGACGGGCTGCCGGAGGGGCTGGACCCGGCACTTCTGGCCGGCCGGCTGGTGGTCGCGCCGGGCATCGACGCGGTCGAGGCCGCCTTCAACCCGGCGAAATACGGCGAGACCTCGCCCGAGCCGGTGCTGGAGGCGGTGATCCCGTCCCTGACCGACCCGTCCCTGGCCCCGGTTGGCAAGCACGTGATGTGGGTGGTGGCGCAATACGCCCCGGCCGGGCTGCGCGGCGGCTGGTATTCCGGCGGCCCGGAGTTCCGCGACCGCATCCTGGCGGTGCTGGAGCGTCCCCTGCCCGGCCTGTCGGCGCGGGTGACGGCGGCGGAGCTGCTGACCCCTTCCGACCTGGAGGCGCGCTACCGCATGCCCGGCGGCCACTGGCACCATGGCGAGCTGGCGGTGGACCAGCTGATGATGCTGCGCCCGGTGCACGGCGCCGGCCGGTACGCGACGCCGGTGCCGGGCCTGTATCTCTGCGGCGCCGGCAGCCATCCCGGCGGCGGGGTGATGGGCGCCGCCGGCCTGAACGCCGCGCGCCGGATCCTGGCGGAGGTCCGCTGACATGCGCCGCCCCCTGCCCCGCGACCATTTCCGCAGGCCGCTGCTGCAGACGCCGTTCCATCCGCGCCTGGCCGCGCTGATGCAGGCGGAGGATTGGTATAACTGGGGCGGCTATGTCTCCGCCCGCGTCATCCGCGACGCCGAGCAGGAGTACTTCGCCATCCGCAACGCCGCGTCGCTGTTCGACCTGACGCCGATGGTGAAGTACCGCATCGCCGGGCCCGAGGCCGAGGCCTTCCTGGACCGGCTGACCGTGCGCGACGTGTCGAAGCTGCCGGTCGGCCGGGTGCACTACACCTGCTGGTGCGACGACGAAGGCCATGTGCTGGACGACGGCACGCTGTTCCGCCTGGGCCCCGCCGAGTTCCGGCTGTGCTGCCAGGAGCGGCATCTGAACTGGCTCCTGGATTCCGCCATCGGCTTCGAGGTCGAGATCGCCGAGGAGACCGAGCAGGTGGCCGCCCTGGCGTTGCAGGGCCCGACCAGCCGGGCGCTGCTGACCCGCGCCGGCTTCGACGGCATCGAGACGCTGAAGCCGTTCCAGATCCGGGACTTCCACCTGGACGAGGGCCGGGTCACCGTGTCCCGCACCGGCTTCACCGGCGATCTCGGCTACGAGCTGTTCACGGAGCCCGAGGCGGCGCTGGCACTGTGGGACCGGCTGTGGGCGGCAGGCCCCTGGCACGGGCTGCAGGCGATCGGCTTCGCGGCGCTGGACCTGGCGCGGCTGGAGGCCGGCTTCATCATCGCCAACAGCGATTTCGTCACGGCCGAGACCGCGATCCGCGTCGACCGCCGGCGCACGCCCGACGAGATCGGCCTGGGCTGGCTGGTGGACGACAAGAAGGCCGCCTACTGGACCGGCAAGCGCGCCATCCTGGCCCAGCGCCGCGACCGGTCGGCGCGCTGGTGCCTGGTCGGGCTGGACATCGACGGCAATGTCCCGGCCGAGCACGCCATCGTCTACCACAAGGGCAAGGTCGAGGCCGGGCAGATCACCGCCGCCGCCTGGTCGCCCTCGGCCAAGCGCAACATCGCGCTCGCCTCGCTGCGCCGACCCTATGGCGACACGGTCAAGGACGACCTCTGGGTCGAGATCTATGCCCTGCGCGAGCTGGTCTACCACAAGCTGATGGTGCGGGCCCGGGTGGTGGACCGCCCCTTCTATGACCCGCCGCGGCGCCGGGCCACGCCGCCGGGCGAGACCTGACCATGGCGCCCCACAGGCTGGATCCGCTGCTGCGCCCGCGCTCGATCGCGGTGGTCGGCGCCAGCGCCCGGCCCGACTCGGTCGGCGAGGTGATGCTGCGGCAGCTGGTCGAAGGCGGCTTCCCCGGCCCGGTGCATCCGGTCAACCCGAAGGGCGGGATGCTGCAGGGCCTCCCCTGCCTGCCGTCGATCGGCGACCTGCCGGAGCCGGTCGAGCACGCCGCCTTCTGCGTCGGCGATGAGACCATCGCCGAGGCCTTCGCCGCGGCGCTGCGGCACGGGGTGAAGGCTGCGACCATCGTCGCCCCGCTGGCCGATGCCGCCCTGCGCGACCGCATCCGGGCCATGGCGTTGGAAGCCGGGGTGGCGCTGTGCGGCGGCAACGGCATGGGCTTCTACAACTTCACCGACCGGGTGCGGATCTGCGGCTTCGGCACCCGGCCGGACCATGTCCCGGGCGGCGCCGTGCTGCTGACCCATTCCGGGTCGCTGTTCACCGCCCTGGTCGATGCCGAGGCGCGGATCGACTACGCCCTCGCCATCTCCTCCGGCCAGGAGCTGACCACCACCCTGGCCGACTATCTCGATTTCGCCCTGGACCAGCCGGAGACCCGGGTGGTCGGGCTGTTCCTGGAGGCGGCGCGGGATCCCGAACGCTTCGTCGCGGCTCTGGCGAAGGCGCAGGCACGCAACATTCCGGTGGTGGCGCTGAAGGTCGGCCGGACGCAAGCGAGCGCGGCGCTGGCGCTGAGCCATTCCGGCGCCATCGCCGGCGACCACGCCGTCTACGACGCGCTGTTCGAGCGGCACGCTGTCGGCCAAGTGCGGTCGGTCGACGAGCTGGCGGCGGCGATGATGCTGCTGCCCGTCACGGCCAGCGTCGGCCCCGGCGGCCTCGCCAGCACCCATGACAGCGGCGGCGAGCGCGGGCTGATGGTCGACCTCGCGGCGACGTCCGGGGTGCGCTTCGCCGCCCTGTCGCCCGAGACCGTGGCCAGGCTGGAGGCGGCGCTGGATCCCGGCCTGCCGCCGGTCAACCCGCTGGACCATTGGGGCACCGGCCGCAACTACCCGGCCGATTTCGAGGCCTGTGTCCAGGCGCTGATGGCCGACCCGGACACCGCCCTGGGCGCGCTGGCGCTGGACCGCTCGGTCGGCGGCCAGGTGACGCCGCTGTATCTCGAGGTCGCGCGCCGGGCCCGGGCGGCCAGCGGCAAGCCGGTGGCGATCGTCTCGAATCACCAGGGCAGCGGCAGCGACCCGGCGGCCGTGGCCTCGACCCGCGCCGGCGTGCCGGTGCTGGACGGGGTGCCGGCCTTCCTGCGCGCCTGCCGCATCGCCTTCGACCGGCGCGACGCCGCCGCCCGGCCGCCGATGCGCCCGCCGCCGCCCCCGGGGGCGGCGGTCACGCGCTGGCGGGCGCGGCTGGCCGACAGGCATCCCGTCACCGAGGCCGAGGCGCTGCGCCTGCTCGCCGATTTCGGGCTGACGGTGACGCCCTGCGCCATGGCGAAGGACGAGTCCGAGGCGGTCGAAGCGGCCATGCGGATCGGCTTCCCGGTGGCGCTGAAGACCGCCGGCACGGCGCATAAGAGCGATGTCGACGGGGTGCGGCTGGGCCTGGCCGATCCCGTGGCGCTGCACCAGGCCCATCGCGAGATGGCCGCCCGACTGGGCCCGCGCGTGCTGGTGGCGCGGATGGTCCGGGACCGGGGCGTCGAGATGATGCTGGGGCTGCGGCGCGACTCGGATTTCGGGCCGGTGGTGCTGGTGGGCTTCGGCGGCATCCATGCGGAGATCCTGAAGGACGCCGCCTTCGCCCTGCCGCCCTTCGACGCCGCCGAGGCGCGGCGGCTGATCGACCGGCTGCGGCTGCGCCCGCTGCTGGACGGAGCCCGTGGCGCCCCGGCGGCCGACATCGACGCCCTGGCCGAGGCGGCGGCGCGCTTTTCCGCGCTCGCCGCGGCGCTGGGCGACCTGGTCGAGGCGATCGACGTCAACCCGATCCTGGCCCAGCCGCGCGGCGCCGTCGCCGTCGACGCGCTGGTCATCAGGCGGCGCCAGTGAGACGAGGGACCGCCCGCCGGCCTACCAGCGATGGCGCCCCCAGCCGCGATAGCCCCGGCCGCGATAGCCCCAGCCGTCATGGCGCCAGCGGCGGCGGCGCCAGCCGTCGTCATAGTCGTCATTCGCGGCGGCCGCGGCGAGGGCGAGGCCACCCATCGCCAGGACCCCTACGGCCAGCGCCGTGTTGCTGTCCTGCTGCCGCCGTTCGACCTGCGCCTGGATGGACAGCTGGCGGAGCGCATTGCAGGCATAGGGATCGCCGTAGGAGCAGCGCTGCGACGCATAGTTCAGCTGCATCTCCGACGGAGTCGGCCCGCAGGCCACCAGCAGCGCCAGGGCGCCGATCCCGCCGATACGCCGCACACCGGGCTTCAGACCACCGATCGTGATGCCGGCCATCATGTCGTCTCCTGCCGATCTCCCGATCGGCCGGAGGCGACGGTGGCTCCGAATCACGTCAAAATTGTGGTTACCACTATTTTTGTTTGTGCCGACGGACCATCCTCGCCGACATCCCTCTTCCCCAGAACATACAGTGGTGTACTGTACCGGCAGGATCGGGAGGCGCCGGGCGTCCGGCGAAGACGGGGCGGCGAAGACGGGGCGGCGAAGGCGGGGCGGACGGATGCAGCGATATTCCTTCCTGTCGCTGGCGCGGAAGGCGCTGGGCGGCCATCGCGGCTGGGAGCCGGCATGGCGCAAGGCGACGCCGAAGAAGACTTACGACGTCGTCATCGTCGGCGGCGGCGGGCACGGGCTGGCCACCGCCTACTACCTGGCCCGCAACCACGGCATCACCAATGTGGCCCTGGTCGAGCGCGGCTGGATCGGCGGCGGCAATGTCGGCCGCAACACCACCGTGGTGCGCTCGAACTACCTGCTGCCGGACAACCAGCACTTCTACGAATGGTCGCTGAAGCTGTGGCACGGGCTGAGCGAGGACCTGAACTACAACGTCATGTTCTCGGCCCGCGGCTCGATGTTCCTGGCGACCTCGCTGGGCGGGGCCATGGCGCTGCGCCGCCGCGGCAACGGCATGCGCCTGGCCGGCATCGACGCCGAGTGGCTGGAGCCGGACGATCTGCGCCGGATCGCGCCCAATCTCGACTATTCGGACCACGCCCTGTTCCCGCTTTACGGCGCGCTGATCCAGCGCCGCGGCGGCACCGCCCGGCACGACGCCGTGGCCTGGGGCTTCGCCCGCGCCGCCAGCGATCTCGGCGTCGACATCATCGAGGATTGCGAGGTGCTGGATTTCCAGCGCGAGGGCGAGCGTGTCACCGGGGTGATGACGGCCAGGGGCCTGATCAGCGCCGACCGGGTCTGCCTCGCCACCGCCGGCTCCGCCTCGATCCTCGCCGGCAAGGTCGGGCTGAAGCTGCCGATCGAGAGCCACCTGCTGCAGGCCTTCGTCAGCGAGGGGCTGAAGCCGCTGGTCAACCAGGTCCTGTCCTGGGGCGGCAGCGGCCATTTCTACATCAGCCAGTCCGACAAGGGCGGGCTGGTCTTCGGCGGCGACCTGGACGGCTACAACTCCTACGCCCAGCGCGGCAACCTGCCGGTGGTGGAGGACATCGCCACCGCCGCCATCGCGCTGATGCCGAACCTGTCGCGCACCCGCATCCTGCGGCACTGGGCCGGGGTGATGGACATGTCGATGGACGGCAGCCCGATCATCGGCCTGGCGCCGGTCGACGGCCTGTATCTCAACATGGGCTGGTGCTATGGCGGCTTCAAAGCCATCCCCGGCTCCGGCTGGGTCTGCGCCCACACCATCGCCCATGGCGAGCCGCATGAGCTGAACCGGCCCTTCGCGCTCGACCGGTTCGAGCGCGGCCGGATCATCGACGAGAACGGCGTCGGGCCGGTCGCGAACCGGCACTGAGGAGCGGACGACATGCGAATCCCCTGCCCCTGGTGCGGCCCGCGCGACCTGTCCGAGTTCTTCTATGGCGGCGATGCCGGGACGAAGCGCCCGCCGCATGAGGAGACCACGGCCGAGCCCTGGTTCGACCATGTCTATCGCCACGACAACCCGCGCGGCGCGCACAGGGAGTACTGGCAGCACAATTACGGCTGCCGGTCCTGGATCCTGGTCACGCGCGACACGCTGACCCATGAGATCACGGCGGCCGAGCCGCTGCGGCGCCCGGCGGCGGAGGGCGGACGATGACGTCCCATCGCCTGGCCCGGGGCGGGCTGATCGACCGGTCGGCAAGGCTCGGCTTCACCTTCGACGGGCAGCGCTACGAAGGCCATCCCGGCGACACGCTGGCCTCGGCCCTGCTGGCCAACGGAATCCGGCTGGTCGGCCGCAGCTTCAAGTACCACCGGCCGCGCGGCATCCTGTCCGCCGGGTCGGAGGAGCCGAACGCGCTGGTCGAGCTGCGCAGCGGCGGGCGGCACGAGCCCAACACCCGCGCCACCATGGTCGAGCTGTATGAGGGGCTGGTGGCCCAGAGCCAGAACCGCTGGCCGTCCCTGGCCTTCGACGCGCTGGGCGTGGTCAACGGCCTGCTGGCCCCGGTGTTCCCGGCCGGCTTCTACTACAAGACCTTCATGTGGCCGGCCTCGTTCTGGGAGCCGGTCTATGAGCGGATCATCCGCCGCGCCGCCGGCCTGGGCACCGCGGCCAAGGAGGCCGACCCCGACCGCTACGAGCGCCGCCACGCCTTCTGCGACGTGCTGGTGGTGGGCGGCGGCCCGGCGGGCCTGAGCGCCGCGCTGGCCGCGGCCGAGGCCGGCGCCCGGGTCATCCTGTGCGACGAGAACGACCGCTTCGGCGGCGCCCTGCTGGGCGAGGACGAGCCGGTCGAGGGCCGCCCGGCGGTGGACTGGGTGGCGGAGCGGCTGGCGGCGCTGCAGGGCTTCGGCGACCGGGTCACGCTGGTGCCGCGCGGCACCGCCTTCGGGATCTACGACCACGGCACGGTCGGGCTGGTCGAGCGCGTCGCCGACCATCTGGCGGAGCCGCCGCCGCATCGGCCGCGCCAGCGCTTCTGGACCGTCCGGGCCGCGGCGGTGGTGGTCGCGGCCGGGGCGATCGAGCAGCCGCTGGTGTTTTCCGACAACGACCGCCCCGGCGTGATGCTGGCCGGCGCGGCGCATCGCTACGCCCATCGCTTCGCCGTGGCCCCGGGCAGGCGGGTGCTGGTGGCCGGGATCGACGACGGCGCGGCCCGCGCCGCCTTGGCGCTGAAGCGGCACGGGGTCGAGGTCGCCGGGCTGGTCGACAGCCGCGCCGCCCTGCCCGACCCGCTGGCGGAGGAGTTGCGCGCCGCCGGGATCGCGGTCCATGCCGGGTCGGCTTTGCGCGGCGCCAAGGGCCGCCTCGGCGTCGAGGGCGCCCGGATCGGCCCGGCCGACGGCAGCGGCAGGGCTGCCGCCATCGACTGCGACGCCATCGCCATGTCCGGCGGCTGGATGCCGACCACGCATCTCCTGAGCCAGCGCGGCATCCGCCCGAAGCTGGACTGGACCCGCGGCGGCTTCGTGCTGCCGGACCTCGACGGCCCGCTGCTGGCCGCCGGCGCCTGCGCCGGCCGCGCCTCGACCGAGGCCGCGATCGCCGACGGGCTGGCGGTGGGACGGCAGGCGGCAAGGTTTGTGAAGAGCCATGGTGCCAACGTCAGAAAAGTCCCCCCTCCCGCGGGGGGAGAGGGGACTCGGTTGGAGCGCCCCGCCCCTGCCCCGGCGACCGCGCCCGTGGTCGCGGACCCGCAGGTGGGCGGCAAGGCCTTCGTCGATTTCCAGAACGACGTCACCGCCGCCGACATCCGGCTGGCGGCGCGCGAGGGCTTCACCTCGCCCGAGCACATGAAGCGCTACACCACCCAGGGCATGGCGACCGACCAGGGCAAGACCTCGAACGGCCCGGCGATGGACATCCTGGCCGATGCCCGCGGGCTGCGGCGGGGCGACGTGGCGGCGCCGACCTTCCGCCCGCCCTACACCCCGGTCGCCTTCGGCGCCATCGCCGGCCGGTCGGTCGGCTGGCACGCCTATCCGACCCGGCGGCCGCCCTTCCACGAGATCCAGCGGGCCGACGGCGCGGTCTTCATCCGCTCCGGCGGCTGGCTGCGGCCGCATTACTACCCGCGGCCGGGCGAGGGCCTGGGCGAGGCGTCGCTGCGCGAGGCCCGATACGTCCGGTCGAATGTCGGGGTGTTCGACGTCTCGACCCTGGGCAAGATCGACGTCAGCGGCCCCGACGCCGCGGCGTTCCTGGAGCGGCTCTACGTCAACCGGATCGAGACGCTGCCGGTCGGCCGCTCGCGCTACGGCATCATGCTGCGCGACGACGGCATCGTGCTGGACGACGGCACCGTCACCCGGCTGGCCGAGGACCGCTTCTACGTCACCACCACCAGCGCCAAGGCGCATGACGTGGTGCGGATGATGGAGCGGCTGACCGAGGTGGACTGGCCGGAGCTGCGCGTCGCGGTGACCGAGCTGACCGAGGCCCGCGCAGCCCTGGCGCTGACCGGGCCGGACGCGCGCCAGGTCCTGGCCCGGCTGGTCGGCGACGCCGCCGCCGTCTCGAACGACGCCCTGCCCTTCATGGCGGCGCGGGACGTGGTGGTGGACGGGCTGCCGATCCGCATCCTTCGCGTCAGCTTCACCGGCGAGCTCGGCTACGAGCTGCATGTCGAGGCGCAGCACGCCCATGCCCTGTGGCACCGGCTGATCGCGGCCGGCGAGCCGGTCGGGCTGCAGCGCTTCGGGCTAGAGGCGCTGGAGCTGCTGCGGATCGAGAAGGGTTTCCTGACCGGCGCCGAGATCAACGGCCAGGTCACGCTGGCCGACCTGGCGCATGAGCGCTTCGCCAAGCGAGAGGGCAACTATATCGGCAAGCCGCTGGCGCAGCGCGAGGGCCTGGCCGACCCGGACCGGCCGCGGCTGGTCGGGCTGGTGTCGGAGGACGGCGAGCCGCTGGTCGCCGGCGCCCATCTGGTCGAGGGCGGCATGTATCGCCCGAACGAGCCGACCCAGGGCCATGTCACCTCCAGCTGCATCGGCCCGGTCAGCGGGCTGCCGATCGGCCTCGGCTTCCTGGCCCGCAGCCGCGAGCGGATGGGCGGCGCCATCTTCGCCACCGACCCGCTGCGCGGCAGCCACGTCAAGGTGCGGGTGGTCGAGCCCTGCATGTATGACCCGAAGGGGGAGCGCGTCCGTGGCTGAGACCCTGCTGAATCCCGTCGAGGCGCTGTCGACCCTGGACGCCGATGGCCTGAGCTTCCGCCCCTGGCGCCCCGCCGCGATCCTGCAGCTCGCCGCCTGGGGCGAAGACTCCGCCGCCGCCCTCGCCGGCTGGGAGCGCGCTGTTTTCGGCGCCGCCGTCGCCGGGGCCGGCGCGACGCTGACGGCGGGCGGATTGCGGCTGTGGCCGGTCGCCCCCTGGCGCCGGCTGCTGATCGCCGAGGCCGGCACGGCTCTGCCCGGGCTGCCGGCGGAGGTCGCGGCGGTGCCCTGCACCGGCGGCTATGCCGGGCTGCGGCTGGACGGGCCGCGGTCGCGCGACCTGCTGGCCAAGCTGGCAGCGGTCGACCTGCACCCGGACATGCTGGCCGAGGGCGACTTCGCCACCGCCCGGCTGGAGCATGTGCGGGTGCATCTGCAGCGCGCCGGCGCCGACGCCTTCGACCTGCTGCTGCCCTTGTCCTATGCCGAGTTCACCCTCGGCGCCCTGGCCGACGGCGCGCTGGAATTCGGCGCCGCGATCGACCCGGCCCTGCTGCACCGCCCGCCTCCACCCCAGGAAGCGCCGCGGGCGGTGAGCCTCAAATAAGCCGTGCTGCCGTATGTTGGGTTCGCGGTCGCGAACTCAACCTACGCAGCGCCACGCTGGCATCGCAATTTTCTCCAAGCAGCAGCGGCCCGCGGTGGCCTAATCCGGGGCTCCCCGAAGCTTCCGGAGAGCCCCGATGCCCACCTATCCCTCCCTGCAGGCCGCCCTGTTCACCGACGGCCCGGCGCCCGACCGGGCCGAGAAGATGGGCCTCTATGGCTGGCTGATCGGCGACTGGGAGATGGACACCCGCCTGTTCGCCGAGGACGGCACCGCCACGCCCGGAAGGGGCGAGATCCATTTCGGCTGGGCGCTGGGCGGCCGCGCCATCCAGGACGTCTGGATCCTGCCCGGGGCCTTCTTCGGCACCACCCTGCGCATCTACGATCCCGGCCTCGACGCCTGGCACATCCTGTGGAACGACCCGCTGAAGCAGTACTACACGCGGCAGCTCGGCCGGGCCGAGGGGCGCGACATCGTCCAGCTCGGCAAGACCGAGGACGGCGCCACCATCCGCTGGAGTTTCCGCGAGATCACGCCGGACAGCTTCACCTGGCGGGCCGAGCGGTCGCCGGACGGCGAACGCGACTGGCGTCTGCTGGCCGAGTTCCGGGCTCGACGGACCTGAGGACTGGCCGCACGCCCGGTTCCGGCTAGACTGACTCCGTCCCGCAACCGGAGAGGCCTGCGATGACGGATGACGAGCGCTCGATCCGCGACCTGGTCGAGACCTGGATGGAGGCCAGCAAGGCCGGCGACACGGCGACCGTCCTGAGCCTGATGTCGGACGATGTCGTCTTCATGGTCCCCGGCCACGAGCCCTTCGGCAAGGAGGCCTTCGCCGCCGCCTCCGCCGGGCAGTCGGAGTTCCGCATCGACGGAAGGGGCGAGATCCGCGAGCTGCAGGTGCTGGGAGACTGGGCCTGGCTGCGCAGCTATCTCGACGTCACCATGATCCCGCCGGTCGGCCAGCCGGTGCGGCGCACGGGCTGGACTCTGACCATCCTGAAGAAGCAGCCGGACGGGCGCTGGCTGCTGACCCGCGACGCCAACCTGCTGACGGTGCAGCCCGCCTGATATCGGACGGATATCAAAGCGAGCAGAAGCGATATTTGATCGATCGGCCGCGGAGCCCGAAATACGTCCGGAGCCCACTAGCCCGGAGGAAACCGTGTCCGTCCTGCGCGCCTCCAAAGCCTTCCTTCTGGCCGCTGCCTTCGCCGCCGGTCCCGCCGAAGCGGCCCCCGACCTGGTCCGCGAGGAGCTGCGGGCCACGACCGCGGACGGGGTCGGCATCCGTGTCCGCGAGATCCGGCCCCGCGCCGGAGCCGCCGGCGAGCCGATCATCCTGCTCCACGGCGCCCGGGTGCCGGGGATCGCCTCCTTCGACCTCGACATGCCCGGCGGCTCCCTGGCCGCGGATCTGGCCGAGCGGCTGGGCCGCGCCGTCTTCGTCATGGATGCGCGCGGCTATGGCGGCTCCGACCGGCCGGCGGCGATGGACCGTCCGGCGGCGGAGAGCCGGCCGCTGTCCCGCGGCCATGAGGTGGTGCGCGACATCGACGCCGTGGCGCGGCTGGCGGCGGAGCGCACCGGCACCGACACCGTCGCGCTGGTCGGCTGGGCCACCGGCGGGATGTGGTCGGCCTGGTACGCCGCCCTCTGGCCCG
This region includes:
- a CDS encoding SgcJ/EcaC family oxidoreductase, giving the protein MTDDERSIRDLVETWMEASKAGDTATVLSLMSDDVVFMVPGHEPFGKEAFAAASAGQSEFRIDGRGEIRELQVLGDWAWLRSYLDVTMIPPVGQPVRRTGWTLTILKKQPDGRWLLTRDANLLTVQPA
- a CDS encoding sarcosine oxidase subunit alpha family protein, whose protein sequence is MTSHRLARGGLIDRSARLGFTFDGQRYEGHPGDTLASALLANGIRLVGRSFKYHRPRGILSAGSEEPNALVELRSGGRHEPNTRATMVELYEGLVAQSQNRWPSLAFDALGVVNGLLAPVFPAGFYYKTFMWPASFWEPVYERIIRRAAGLGTAAKEADPDRYERRHAFCDVLVVGGGPAGLSAALAAAEAGARVILCDENDRFGGALLGEDEPVEGRPAVDWVAERLAALQGFGDRVTLVPRGTAFGIYDHGTVGLVERVADHLAEPPPHRPRQRFWTVRAAAVVVAAGAIEQPLVFSDNDRPGVMLAGAAHRYAHRFAVAPGRRVLVAGIDDGAARAALALKRHGVEVAGLVDSRAALPDPLAEELRAAGIAVHAGSALRGAKGRLGVEGARIGPADGSGRAAAIDCDAIAMSGGWMPTTHLLSQRGIRPKLDWTRGGFVLPDLDGPLLAAGACAGRASTEAAIADGLAVGRQAARFVKSHGANVRKVPPPAGGEGTRLERPAPAPATAPVVADPQVGGKAFVDFQNDVTAADIRLAAREGFTSPEHMKRYTTQGMATDQGKTSNGPAMDILADARGLRRGDVAAPTFRPPYTPVAFGAIAGRSVGWHAYPTRRPPFHEIQRADGAVFIRSGGWLRPHYYPRPGEGLGEASLREARYVRSNVGVFDVSTLGKIDVSGPDAAAFLERLYVNRIETLPVGRSRYGIMLRDDGIVLDDGTVTRLAEDRFYVTTTSAKAHDVVRMMERLTEVDWPELRVAVTELTEARAALALTGPDARQVLARLVGDAAAVSNDALPFMAARDVVVDGLPIRILRVSFTGELGYELHVEAQHAHALWHRLIAAGEPVGLQRFGLEALELLRIEKGFLTGAEINGQVTLADLAHERFAKREGNYIGKPLAQREGLADPDRPRLVGLVSEDGEPLVAGAHLVEGGMYRPNEPTQGHVTSSCIGPVSGLPIGLGFLARSRERMGGAIFATDPLRGSHVKVRVVEPCMYDPKGERVRG
- a CDS encoding sarcosine oxidase subunit beta family protein, translated to MQRYSFLSLARKALGGHRGWEPAWRKATPKKTYDVVIVGGGGHGLATAYYLARNHGITNVALVERGWIGGGNVGRNTTVVRSNYLLPDNQHFYEWSLKLWHGLSEDLNYNVMFSARGSMFLATSLGGAMALRRRGNGMRLAGIDAEWLEPDDLRRIAPNLDYSDHALFPLYGALIQRRGGTARHDAVAWGFARAASDLGVDIIEDCEVLDFQREGERVTGVMTARGLISADRVCLATAGSASILAGKVGLKLPIESHLLQAFVSEGLKPLVNQVLSWGGSGHFYISQSDKGGLVFGGDLDGYNSYAQRGNLPVVEDIATAAIALMPNLSRTRILRHWAGVMDMSMDGSPIIGLAPVDGLYLNMGWCYGGFKAIPGSGWVCAHTIAHGEPHELNRPFALDRFERGRIIDENGVGPVANRH
- a CDS encoding sarcosine oxidase subunit gamma family protein, with amino-acid sequence MAETLLNPVEALSTLDADGLSFRPWRPAAILQLAAWGEDSAAALAGWERAVFGAAVAGAGATLTAGGLRLWPVAPWRRLLIAEAGTALPGLPAEVAAVPCTGGYAGLRLDGPRSRDLLAKLAAVDLHPDMLAEGDFATARLEHVRVHLQRAGADAFDLLLPLSYAEFTLGALADGALEFGAAIDPALLHRPPPPQEAPRAVSLK
- a CDS encoding aminomethyltransferase family protein is translated as MRRPLPRDHFRRPLLQTPFHPRLAALMQAEDWYNWGGYVSARVIRDAEQEYFAIRNAASLFDLTPMVKYRIAGPEAEAFLDRLTVRDVSKLPVGRVHYTCWCDDEGHVLDDGTLFRLGPAEFRLCCQERHLNWLLDSAIGFEVEIAEETEQVAALALQGPTSRALLTRAGFDGIETLKPFQIRDFHLDEGRVTVSRTGFTGDLGYELFTEPEAALALWDRLWAAGPWHGLQAIGFAALDLARLEAGFIIANSDFVTAETAIRVDRRRTPDEIGLGWLVDDKKAAYWTGKRAILAQRRDRSARWCLVGLDIDGNVPAEHAIVYHKGKVEAGQITAAAWSPSAKRNIALASLRRPYGDTVKDDLWVEIYALRELVYHKLMVRARVVDRPFYDPPRRRATPPGET
- a CDS encoding NAD(P)/FAD-dependent oxidoreductase; protein product: MTSCDAIVIGGGHNGLVCAALLAKKGRRVVLCEAAEEGGGAARTVGFAPGFRVSHVAHVLNQLHPEVIRALDLPRYGLALAASNIPTTALSADGRHLTLHGAFGERLAGDLPPGEAEAWAALRARLLRFAGALQPFLTQTPPRLRGSGRGDALALGRLGWAIRRLGREEMRELLRMILMDVADVLEEELTDPRLTGAVAFDAVLGTHLGPRSPTSLLTLLHRLAGQADGVPAALALPKGGMGAVAAALAAAARAAGVEIRTGAPVAKILVEADRAVGVVLAEGAEIRAPIIVSGANPRTTFLDLLGPRALDAGFVRRIGHVRMRGNAAKLHLALDGLPEGLDPALLAGRLVVAPGIDAVEAAFNPAKYGETSPEPVLEAVIPSLTDPSLAPVGKHVMWVVAQYAPAGLRGGWYSGGPEFRDRILAVLERPLPGLSARVTAAELLTPSDLEARYRMPGGHWHHGELAVDQLMMLRPVHGAGRYATPVPGLYLCGAGSHPGGGVMGAAGLNAARRILAEVR
- a CDS encoding sarcosine oxidase subunit delta, giving the protein MRIPCPWCGPRDLSEFFYGGDAGTKRPPHEETTAEPWFDHVYRHDNPRGAHREYWQHNYGCRSWILVTRDTLTHEITAAEPLRRPAAEGGR
- a CDS encoding acetate--CoA ligase family protein is translated as MAPHRLDPLLRPRSIAVVGASARPDSVGEVMLRQLVEGGFPGPVHPVNPKGGMLQGLPCLPSIGDLPEPVEHAAFCVGDETIAEAFAAALRHGVKAATIVAPLADAALRDRIRAMALEAGVALCGGNGMGFYNFTDRVRICGFGTRPDHVPGGAVLLTHSGSLFTALVDAEARIDYALAISSGQELTTTLADYLDFALDQPETRVVGLFLEAARDPERFVAALAKAQARNIPVVALKVGRTQASAALALSHSGAIAGDHAVYDALFERHAVGQVRSVDELAAAMMLLPVTASVGPGGLASTHDSGGERGLMVDLAATSGVRFAALSPETVARLEAALDPGLPPVNPLDHWGTGRNYPADFEACVQALMADPDTALGALALDRSVGGQVTPLYLEVARRARAASGKPVAIVSNHQGSGSDPAAVASTRAGVPVLDGVPAFLRACRIAFDRRDAAARPPMRPPPPPGAAVTRWRARLADRHPVTEAEALRLLADFGLTVTPCAMAKDESEAVEAAMRIGFPVALKTAGTAHKSDVDGVRLGLADPVALHQAHREMAARLGPRVLVARMVRDRGVEMMLGLRRDSDFGPVVLVGFGGIHAEILKDAAFALPPFDAAEARRLIDRLRLRPLLDGARGAPAADIDALAEAAARFSALAAALGDLVEAIDVNPILAQPRGAVAVDALVIRRRQ